CGCCGCACAGGAAGCTCCGCCTCCGCcgcaaatgtattatttttttaatcccggtcggccatgtgtgagctgtgcagctGCACGGCGtctcctgctccatggcgccctgtgcggccgcacagctcgcacacccctaaggccggccctgtatgtacCACAAGTAGAGCGTAGATCTCTAATCATTAAATGGTAGAGGTCATAACTCCATATTTGGGTTTGTTTACTCAGTCTTTTGTGCAATGTCTTTCCATCTAAATTATTTAGAAATTTTGTACGATTTGCCTGAACATatgtaatacaaaaataaaaataagaagcaATAGAAGAGCTTACCATAGGGGACTCCACGGATATCAATACCCCTGGCAGCCACATCTGTGCAGATCAGGAATCGAACTTCAGCTTTCTATGCACCAGCAGGAAGAAACACAAGCAAAACAGTAAAGAATTTATAAGGTTATCACGAAAACTTTCACCTCACTGATTTTCTGAACAAAAGATAAATGTATCAACCAGTATGTACCCAGGGAATCCCCAAGGGCTAAACACAAAttgtaacttcacattttaaTAGAACAACTACACTATGTGCAATGGCCACTTGCTACCACATTTTACTTTCGATGTTTACATTTACAAACTTATTTCAATTCCCCAAGATGAAACGTTTCATTCATGACTGGCATTTAATTCTTCTTAAAGATCTGAAAGGTCAGAAATTTAAGAAATACTCAGTTCTAGACCAAATGGAAGCCACGCTCAACAACAGGTGGCtgttataattatatacaaaCTGCGAAGCAATAATGTGcagaggtttatgggatatgGTCAGCATATATTCACGTTCGTGGCTCCTTGGCCTGACGTTTACCTTAAATCGTTCCAGGTTTGTCTTTCTTTCCTGAGGTTTTCTGTCACTGTGGAGGCACACGCATGAAAACTGATGTCCCTTCCTATCAGGACCTAATAATAGAGAAAGACCTTATTAAATCTGTTGGGGACCACAAGACAAATCACTTGCAGGCAAGCACACACAGTAATGCCATCACAGTTAACCTTCTTGGtttctgaactacatttcccatgatgcacagccTACAACCAGGCTGGCTAAGCATTATAAGAAACATTTTTTAATGACATCTGTTTCTGATGCAATTCTGAACAAGATGTGCCATCAATCCATACCTCCTCCCTGCTGTATGAAGTACTGCTCCATGTTATCACAGTCCAGCTTGGTGCGGCAGAATATGATGGCCTGGTCCATTTTATGCTCCTTGATCGCACGGATAGTATATTCGCCTTTTAGCACTTTTATTGCTTCAGACCACATTTCTGAAATGAAAAGGtttgattttgtttttgcaaTGAAAAAAACGCAAaaagattttaaattaaaatcattGCAGTGAGGATTTCTGAAGCCTGTTGGATCCATAGACTTTttctataaatataaaaacaaacattagAATTACCTGCAGAATTTGCTCCAGGTCTAGTGTTGTCTTTATCATGAACGCCGTCAGTCTAATagagacagaaaaaagaaaaataaaagaaaaatagaaaaacaatattaCATGTCCATGCATAACGTATACATAGTTTGGCAAATGCAGTCTACAAAACCAGAATTTTTTTGTAaacatgtatattttaaaatacagagAATGAAGGAAGAAGaggaaaactaaataaataaaaaggaaactgGTTCAGTGCAAGAAATAAAACATCCCTGCTGTTGCAAAAACCTAATGATATAGTTGTTATGAGACTGATGTATAAGTGAAGGACCCTCAAAGTAAAAGGCAGAAATCAATATTTCCCACATGCTGCACCCGTGTTCTACTGGTAGTCAGCTGGGACTTGTTGATGGTAGTTGGGAAAGATCCAGAAACTTTGGAACAAGTTAAACTGCATTTATGTACACTGTAACACAGGAAGTGAATACTAGGAACTAAAAGACTGTGAGAGCCAAAACAGAGTGTTAGTAAGAGCAATGTGCTAGCTCTCAATGTTCTTTTATATgccatttattaaagggacactatagtcacccagaccacttcagctcaatgaagtgatatgggtgccaggtccctcaggttttaacccttcagatgcaaacatagctgtttcaaagaaactgctatgtttacatttggggttaagccagcctcttaTGGCtctcttccggacagccactagaggcacatctgccACTAGAGGTCAGCAGtgtcgagggagcccggcgctggattaaggtaagtacctgaaggggttttaaccccttcagcgccacgggagggggaccctgacggtgggggcactatagtgtcaggaaaaccgatttgttttcctgacactatagtgatcctttaagctggCATCAGTACACATGCACTTTGGGTCAAAGGAGAGGAACGTCAATATAAGAGGGGAAAAGGACTCTGATGCCTTCGACCAACAAAAGCAGGTCAAACAAGTGGAGCCAAGGCAAATCAAAATAACGGACTGggaccttaaagcggcactgtcatgccgaacttacttttctttaatcgattcctcttctctccccctctcaggatctgttcttcatttcttcctgtctgctctagttttcttttaaacataagacaaagtagggactatttgtcttatggaggtttcctacgcctgaccatctttgaccagcggaggagaaaGTGTGCtttatttccggtggtcagagaagTTTTCCCACAATTTTAAGCTTTTCCTCAGTGTTCctgcaatgcttcctgtcagtatttccGAACgccctgtcatttagacagaacaccgacaaaactgccgaattctaacagaatgagaacagtttcttaATTTGTGTTaagacgcaattcgggactttgttcgtatcggaatttcatctaatgaatgaaactccgatcctgaAGGAGAGACCtattgctcaggggtggggaggataataggtcccccccctattgttatttagggaccccacccgtcgtttaggggtgggggccactaggtttttttaacagtgagcagccataggctgctcactgtttagtagacatgcccctactcgcggtatagcgagtaggggcatttcgggatattttaatctcccttatgctattataggggtcatattgacccccatagagtgagggaggacatgggggggcttaggaagtagcGGGGAGCAcgggtagctccctccttgtaataaactgaacaaacagAAGAACAcagatattcagtgtttgtttgttcgtctgaaatttctagtcattcgtctttctgacgaatgaatgaacagatgaaattcctgttcgcatgcccaagtgtttaactgggcatgtacAGGAATCtgacagcgctatctagtgtgggcagatgacgtgtccagAATATaggtcggggcagaaaataaagatttaaaaaattggTAAGATGGGGGGGctaagggggcatttgggggtgactagggggtcagttagatgtagtggagtcaggagaggggttaaagaaaaatgggattcggccatgacagtgccactttaaactgCTTTGTTGCTGTTAAAGAGGTAAGTCTGATTGGCAAACTGACAGTAGCAGGCAATCAGAGGGATTTAATCCCTTATTGTTTGAAGCAAGACATGAAAATGTCAGTGgttatcataaaaaaatatacaacattcTTTTACGGTAGAGAAAGCCATACTTCACTACAGGTACTCTTTCTACTGCAAAGAATTATGCGCCCGTGCTCCTACAGCAACAGAGATCTCAAAGcagaagaggaaaataaaaagGACAAGGAAATAATATACAACTGGTGTCAATTGATATCATGCTGCCTGGCCAAGAAAGCCTGGAGGATTTGTGTGTGCCACTAGATAATCTGGCAGTCATTTAAAGAAAATCAGATTAAACATAAACCTTGCTTGAAAAACTGTAGGAACAAGTCTTATCTTCTTTAATCTGACAATCTTTACAAATCCTAAAAAGCGTGGTTTCAGACAATCTTGCACAGCTCGGTCTTAAAGAATGTTATGTAAAGGCCAAAAAAATCACCAGTCATGAGAACTAAAGATAACTAAGCAGACACAGGGAAAGGTAAAAGAATAGAAGAACACAATTTCTAGTATAGAATATTATTTAGCAAGAAAATTTGGGGGTTTTCAGGTAACCCAcatcctaaaatgttaaattacgGCTAAATTGTGAGAAAATACGattttaatttgtgaaaatgtaGTCAGTCATTGTCACCAGAATACATACATGGACTGTGCCAAGTTTATATCTATTACTTCAACAAAAATAGGGGTAAAAACTTTAGAattgcttaattttttttaccattttcaggtttatttaataaattataaaagcTCAAGAATTAAGAAGATAATTTCAGATTTTAGACAAAAACAGCTGGGTTTGGAAATTCACTTTACAATTTttgtttagtgattaaccctacTTTCGAGGGGCATTCACTATCCCATTAGTTCAGGTATCAACCGAAACCAAAGAGTAGATGTTATATTGTGCAACACGTTATGGCAATATTTAGATTAGCAGTGCTTTGGAAATGGAATATTGATAAACAGTATTTTCTATGTATACTTGAACGAAGTGATGATGAACATGCAATTACCCGGACATGGCTCTTGCCCAGTCGTTCCCAGAGTTTGTCTTTCTTTGGGTTGACAACGAGGACGACATGATGCACTGTTTCAGGGACAGAGTCCTCTCCTTTAAGATCCACCCAGGTAGGGAAATGCATGATTTTCTCGGACAGTTTCTTTACATCGAAGGAATGCAGTGTGGCTGAACATACAATCACCTGGTGTACAAAACAGATTCCAAGACGTAAAGTCATTCAATTAATACACAGCAGTATGTTTAATAAAAAAGGATTAGGTAAAGACAAtgtctactaaacattgattGCAAATTCTAACCTGGGGATTGAGTACCTTGGAGCACTTACCTGCAGCCTCTTTCCATCTGATGTGATCTGAGGAATCTGCCCATGAATTCTGTTGATGAAATCTAAATAACCTTGAGAGAGAAGGCCGTCCTGCAATCAAAAAAGTACAAATGGGTATCACTAGCAGTAACAAAGTGAATCTGAATGATGATGCTTTAAAGGAATATCTCAAAGGGTCACAGAAAAGAATAGCTCTTGTTTTTTACGGTTTGATTTATCAAATGTTATGGCCATTTTCACTTTACTTTTGTAACGTTTATGTCACTTTCTACTTTTTCGGCATTACCTTTTGTACAGATCATTccatttattgttattttgaGAACAGTTTTCCTTAAGCCcattaaacactttttttgttgctAAAGAAATCCTTTCAACTTACAGCTTCATCCAGCACCAGGAATCTAACTTGAGACAGAACAAGTTTTCCAGTTGAAACAAGGTCGTCTATTCTGCCGGGAGTCCCCACCACTATATCAACCTGCAAAATATAATGAATAACATTTTAAGGAAATTACAGAAACAAATACCACACTCTGGAATTGcttcaaatgtaaaataaatgaatacatacagTTTCAGGGTTGGAAAATGAAACGGGAATTTTAAACGTTAGGTCAAATTAGCCTATAAACAACAGGCAGATCATgtaaaatgtacacacacacacacacacacacacacacacacaccattatttGTATAACGCACCAACAAATTAGGAAGACTAACAAATAagtagttgcaacaagacaagttggacgtacaggaacagaaggtgccAAGGGCCCtggtcaaacaagcttacattcaacGGGAAGTGGGGTCAAATTTATTTCATGTATGAGAAAAGTAGGTTACTAGAAGAGTTTACAATGGAATTTTCTGGAAGGAAAATATGTTAACAGTTATTTAAAGAGAGTAGTGACTGTTGGATTTTGCCGTAAAGaattcattggatactttggccaAGTATGTTTCGAAAGAATGATgtgtggaatccagactgaagtgggtcacaCCGAGTTAGATTCAAAAAAATGAGTTTGTTTCAGGTAACTCTCAAGGACCTCGGGGGGCAAATGGTAATAGGTAAAGAGGAAATTTAGATTGAACTTCTTTAGGATCtgggttatggttgcatgcttgaagggagCTGGAAATATACCAAGCACCCATAAAAAAACAACTACAAAAAAACAGCATCATTTGCAAAGGGTCAGACCCTGACGGGCTTTGTtctgcatgttttctttaaaaatatacagCTGCTGATAGAGGTAAATGAAAGTCAAGCAAGTCCCATAATGCTTACAAACATATTTGAATTTGTTGGTGTGTGCCATATCATGCAAATGAGATTTATATAAAGGGAATGCTTTCTTGAATGTTACACTATGGTATGAATACTGCCAAACATCACCATTCAAGAGCAGGTATGTACAGATTAATAATATTAGTAGATGCCAAATTTTTCATTCTTCATGAAAACTTACACCACTCTCAAGAAGAGACAGTTGTTCCTTTGCTGCAACTCCACCAATAATCAAGAGTTCCCTGAAGacaaaaaacaaattatttactatAATGCTATTCTAAGTATTTAAcgtattaaataaacaaaacaaaaaaacagtgttaCCTCAACTTGGGATTGTCCACATATTTCTTAAACTGTTTGACATTGTTCAGTGTTTGCTCTGCCAGTTCTCGTGATGGTTCAATAATAAGAGCCTTTGGTGCATTAGGCAAATTCTTTGCTTGGGACACCTGTGCACTTCCTAATGAAAGAGAAACATGTAGATGTGTTTACAGTGCTATAAAGGAGCAATAGCTAAATGTGGCATTGAAACTTTCATTAAACTCAATTAACCAAATTTTCCATAATAGTCCGCCAGATTCCTAGTTTTACAGGGCCACTATAAACGccacaaccactacagtttattgcAGCATTATCCCCCCTGGTTTCCTGCAAACATTTTTTGAGTGGTTcgaagagggggtgggggaggggcggGGGACGCAGAAATAAAAGCCTTCCATTAGCCTGTTCAACTTTGTAATGTTATGACAAGCCAAGAACAGGTTTAGTCAAATGCTCCAAACGGTTTCACAGTAACTGTAGACATTTCCTGTGAGTTGGCAATATAAGAATAGTGGGATGAGATATATGGCTAGACCTCCGAGGAAGTTAACATGACTAAAAAGTAGCTCAATTTGTCTATGTACATAGTGCTGCAGAAATAATCCTTGCACACATGAAGAGAGAAGGCATTGCTCCGGGAGTCCCTGTCATCTGATAGAATGCATCTTTTCGTACCAAGTCATGAGTATAAATGTAAAGTTTAGTGCTGCCCTCTAATGCGGAATGTCATTTTTACAAGAGAATTCAAAGCCCAGAAGGTTCAGACATACTGGGTTTGGGACACTTAACAATAAACAACATAAACACAAGAAATCAGACAATGCAAATGAAAACTACAGAGCACAACtcaaaaatgaaaattatttttaaacaataaaataaaaacttcacCTGCCAATGGGCAACCAACGGGTCGGAAACAAACAAAGGGCTAACATGACAAGATCCCCTCAGACTCACGGCTAGTAATAGTCCACGGAGGGGGTTTGTCTCAGCACAGGAATGCCAGTAACAAATGACGGAACAACCCCCCTACTCTGTTGGCCTACCTGGGATCGGTGTATGGATAGGCAGGGATGGCTCTGTAATGGCTTACTAGGATGTATTGCAAATTCTCACCTTGGTTTCACTTAATAGTAATATTAGACAGAGGGAGGAATGTGGCTGTCTGTCCCCAACCCTCCCAACCCCCACACCCAACACCAAAGCTCTGCCCTGATCGATTCCTGTGGTGGGCCGTGAGAGGATGAGATACCTCAAATCTGTAGCACCTTGGGGAATACAGAAAGGCCGTTTTCACTCCTGTACGAGGTACCATTTctgggcttgttttttttttttggtatgccAGTATTTTTATCCGTACACACATAAGCTCGGGTTAACTCTGAATGTATATTTCAAAATGCTGCGCAAGTTACAGCTCTGATCCCCTGCCTGCTGGTTACATTAGGTAGTTGTACCTTGCTTAAATCaaggaaaaaagagaaagggggaaagggaaaagggaaaaggaaaagaagaaaaaaaagaggaaaggaaagatctttataaacatatatattaaccAAGGACAAGTCTAATGCAATCAGAACTTGCATACCTGTTGACTCATAATGCAAATGTAGGTGTACTAACCTATGCAATGATCCTTTTTGTAACGATTAACGCGATGTCAAAAATACCAAACCGATAATcacagaatgtcaaaaaaaaaagttaacccatGAGTAACTAAGCATTTGAAACAGTGCAGATAGCTTGCAATATATGACTAAATATAGCACTATGATTTCAAGCAAAATTgttgtagacagcatgtataaccTGATTGTTACTGGTATTCTGTTATGCCTGTCTATGTTTACTCTTgaatttcttataaaaaaaaaaaaaaagtgcaatgtatcTGACACCAAAATGTCACCAATTGTCGACTACTACAACATTCTCTGTCAGTATTGAAACTTGTAATCATCtatgcactttcaaaaataaagaataaaaaaaaaaaatcactggaaCTTGTATTTTTACATTGTCATTAATGAAAATAACCCCCCCTACTTCTAGGCAGCTAAAATACTATATACACAAAATGAGAAAGGAACATACCAGAGTTTGGAGATTTCACCACATGACCATCAGCAGCTTTGCAAAGAGCAACAAAGCCATCTTTCGGTGGGAATTTAAAGTCCTCGTCCCCGAAGTTGAATTTAAGTTCAGCATTCTGAAAGAGAACAATTATGAAATAGCTCATAGGTACCTGGCTTAATAGACAAACCACCAACGTTAACCAGTTACCAGAAATAGCTGCGCAGCCTAACGCCACCTCACTGTCTCTTACATATAATGTAAactaaaatcaaaacaaaaaagagCAAAACACCTGATTGTaaaattacagggttatttactaaagaattTAGGGAGTAACAGTTCCAAGACTATTTCTAATAGCAATGCCagccaattaaaaacaaaacaaatagaaCAAATGTGTGAAATTAGCATAGAACAGATATTCTAAAGTAGAATTGGGAACATCACATTTGTTTCGTAAAGCATGTAAAATAACATGAACAACAAATACAGTGTAGTATAAAGTTcaaacactatatataaataaagagatgGAACAAAGTGTACCTTTAACACGCAGGATGCAAAAAAAGCCTGATTCTTTAGATGTGAAGGAATTTCAAATGCAAGACCAAGGTCCTTACCTAAACAAGATGCACAGATCGTTTATTAAAGAAAAGCAAGCAAACACCCTAAAGCTTTACTACAGTTACAGAGGATTCCAGAGCTTACCATTTTTTGAAAACTTTACTTGGTTATTGTCCAGATCCAAGAAGCAGCCAATAGTGTCATGCATTGTAAACTCCTGAAATAGAAGAGAAACAAGATAGTGTAGCTACTCAAGTGGGAAACAAGTCTCTCGAAGAATTATCATGGTGTCAGACATCTTTATACAATATTCATTAACACAAATGTCCATTACTGGAGAAGTTCCATCACATGTTAGAGTGTCACTGTAAGCACCATCACAAGCTTGTTTAAAAGTACCCTAATCCAACTCTGTGAAGGGCAAAAGATACAAGAAAGAAAGATCCCTGCAATGTTGGCTGAGTTCATTATTGTCCAAGTTTTGCATACGCTGTGGAGACATAACTTGTATGTAGCTCTCGGTCTTCCCTTTAAAGAGAACCAAGAAGAGGACTTTACATGTGTGGTCTGTGGCTCAGATGCGAGCAGCACATAGCCTGTCCGTTATACATTGAACCAGACTATGTGTGAATAGCTATAAGCACCAGCATGGCTCATTGCAGTTTATAGAGACGTTTTTACATTCTAAAAGAAATAAGTGGAATGGTTTTCAGGATAAACTACTTCCTGTTCTGAAGTTTATGGGACAAGAGTTTCTTccttgtgtgtgaggggggggtctgcacattattttttaaagcattatCTTTATAATACATTAACAAACTGGGAGCTCATGGATTAAATAATAGGGGGACATGATTGTAGAGGAGATTCAGATACATGTCTTCCTATGGTAGCAATTTACAAGTATGCCCTAAACACTTACCTCTCCATAATTGTCAAACTGCTTGTTATGAGACTTTTTCCCAGTCCCACCAAAACCGAAGCCAAACTTGTCCGTTCCTACAAGAAATGATAACCAAGTTATATTTCAAAATAAACCCAAATTTGTAaaagaacaaaacattttttttttatattttactctgAGGACTGTTTACAATTATTGCTTGGTGGTTTTACTTGAATAGACACAATATGCACTATAACTATGGTATTTCATTTTAGTGGTTATGCTGGCTGGAGTCCTCTGTCGGTGTCCAACTATTAAGTGTCAAATTAAACTTCAGCAGTTTGACAGTGAATTAGTCCCTAGGCACCCATAGCTCTGCCACTACTTGATGGTACGGTCAATGTGGAGGCTGTTCTGCACTTTATATTCTGTGTGGTGTCATTTCTATGTTGAATGATTGATGGCACTGCTGCCTGTTTTTCCCATACCTTGCAGTTAAAAACAGAGGGTGCCATAGAAATATAAAGCCTATGTCAATTAGGCTTAAGGTACCACcatcagggaaaaaaaattataaataaatatcgaCACTTGCAAGGAAGGAAGGAGGAAGAAACACAGAATGGGGCTTAATTACTAAACTAGgatcagaaaaaaaaaccctgttaatataataatacatttttaggtAAATATTATACTATCAATTCATTTATATGTATGGTTAAAGAAAAGTAGACAGATAACTATTGAATTGAAACAAAgtatgaagaaagaaaaaagacaatACAAGAAAGTTTTGTTTCAGATACATAATTGTATAATGACTATGGCACCAAGGTAACCTAAACAAATAATATATCCTACTATACAAACAAGAAACTTACCAAGGTCTAAAGAAGCTTGTGACACAGACCATCCAACCCGGCATAAGCCCTGATCGTGACAATGTACTTCATAGTAGTACTTTCCTGTTAAAGCAGTAGAGATGGCATgttcgtattagagagagacttgttcaaaaaatataatattgcaATAACTTTATAACAGTAAGGAGCATCCCAAACCACAAACAGAGCGAACAACTAATAGCTTAGTACTTTGCCCTCTGGATTATGCACACACAGAATGTTTCCTGCTAGGTTTtaactcacttgtgccattatacCATGCTGCTTAGAAGTCAAGCCCTGATATAAATATTATTGtttaagcttttcaaattttatatatatatatatatatatatatatatatatatatatatatatatatacacatatacatatacacacacacacatacatacatacacacacacacatatattcaaaagtaaatatatcaaaaagatatcaacattttaatattttttataataataaattacttTAAAAGTCTATCCAAAACTATTAAATCATGGTCATGGTAAAATGTCCATTTCTGTAGGAAACATTTATACATAACCACGATTTAGATCTGGTAGAAAATACCATGGATTTTGCAATCTCCGTGCAGCTGAATCATGGACTTTATTTGCAACTTATATTTGCAAGTAATTTACTTGCGATTTACATGCAATGTCCATAAAAAATAAGTGCCCTTTTCACAATAAATTGTGAGAAATAAGTGGAATTTTGCTTTGAGCAAACAGAGGTTTTTGCTCGCGTTTCCGTGACTTTTTAAAAAAGGTGTGCACACAGAACAGATTCAACGGTGTGGATATTAAAgtgagcatagaaacatagaatgtgacggcagataagaaccattcggcccatctagtcttcccaattttctaaatactttcattagtccctggctttatcttattaGTACGGATAGCCGTATTcccatcccacgcatgcttaatctcccttactgtgttaacctctaccacttcaactggaaggctattccatgcatccactaccctctcagtaaagtaatacttcctgatattatttttaaacctttgccccactCAGCTCATTTCCAGTTTCATCCAGGATGTAAGTGATGGTTTCAACCTATCAGTAGAAACTCGATAACAGTAGGAGATTACATTTGGATCTTTACACTACTGTacatgttttttagttttttatgctCCTAAGAAATGTCTAGGCAGCTTCAGTGCGGTTTTTGTTCTCAAAGAATGTGTGCCTTGGCATGAAAAATAAGAGAAAACTACTCGGGAAAACTCATGGCACAGAAACCCACTCTAGACATAAATACCATGTTTTCGTAGCATTCTTTTTTCACAATCTGTGCTTTTTTTTGCTACCTGATCTAATTTGACCTAAACATTTGCACAAATACCACTTCAGTGCTGCATACTTTGAAAAACTataaaaaggaaacatttttCTGCCTTGCAACGTTTTCATATTCCAAGGTTGGTTCTTGTTTTCAATAATTTTGAGCAAATATGAATTTACCTTTATTAACACCTCGTGTGGATCTGCAGCCGTGCCATTCTTTTATTTCTCTGCTTTGGCAAAGGAAGCCATCAGCCCCAATAGCTAAACAGAAGTAAATTGTGTTAGATACTCTGGTCAATAATTCATAGAAATAAacaattttaatattataaagttttgaaaaatgtaacaaacatgtaaacattgaaagaaaaaattaaattgatACAAGCTACATGAAGGGCACTTACCAAAGGCTGAACCTCTATCATATGGGTTCATCTGCCATTTATTCAggactagagaaaaaaaaaaaaaagtaattattattattattattattattatgttatgtatatagtgccagcaaattccgcagcgctttacaatgggtggacg
This region of Pelobates fuscus isolate aPelFus1 chromosome 2, aPelFus1.pri, whole genome shotgun sequence genomic DNA includes:
- the DDX1 gene encoding ATP-dependent RNA helicase DDX1; protein product: MAAFSEMGVMPEIAQAVEEMDWLLPTDIQAESIPLILGGGDVLMAAETGSGKTGAFSIPVIQIVYETLKDHQEGKKGKASIKTGSTVLNKWQMNPYDRGSAFAIGADGFLCQSREIKEWHGCRSTRGVNKGKYYYEVHCHDQGLCRVGWSVSQASLDLGTDKFGFGFGGTGKKSHNKQFDNYGEEFTMHDTIGCFLDLDNNQVKFSKNGKDLGLAFEIPSHLKNQAFFASCVLKNAELKFNFGDEDFKFPPKDGFVALCKAADGHVVKSPNSGSAQVSQAKNLPNAPKALIIEPSRELAEQTLNNVKQFKKYVDNPKLRELLIIGGVAAKEQLSLLESGVDIVVGTPGRIDDLVSTGKLVLSQVRFLVLDEADGLLSQGYLDFINRIHGQIPQITSDGKRLQVIVCSATLHSFDVKKLSEKIMHFPTWVDLKGEDSVPETVHHVVLVVNPKKDKLWERLGKSHVRTDGVHDKDNTRPGANSAEMWSEAIKVLKGEYTIRAIKEHKMDQAIIFCRTKLDCDNMEQYFIQQGGGPDRKGHQFSCVCLHSDRKPQERKTNLERFKKAEVRFLICTDVAARGIDIRGVPYVINVTLPDEKQNYVHRIGRVGRAERMGLAVSLVAAEKEKVWYHVCSSRGKGCYNTRLKEDGGCTIWYNEMQLLSEIEEHLTCTISQVEPDLKVPVDEFDGKVVYGKRRATGGGLYKGHVDILAPTVQELASLEKEAQTSFLHLGYLPNQLFRTF